The Vibrio tubiashii genome includes a window with the following:
- a CDS encoding DUF4344 domain-containing metallopeptidase, with the protein MLLRFVLLPLLAFSTHAFSASDNITIRYLQPDNNAEAKLKSEIEQSGVNQTLIDLSNELFPFNKKLTVEYGSKDGPLYDPEKHVVQMPYHFYQEALDYFKKNKYDEKYGKSAELGAMDTVLHTLLHEAGHAYIADQNIPILGKEEDAVDNFAAVMMIEYVENGEDAAISAADMFAFESEDKPDYYEFGEYIDEHSFDLQRYFSTLCLVYGSNPDKHQNLLDEVENDYLADRKDFCVFQYQNIAQNWHNYLNVEVADQ; encoded by the coding sequence ATGCTTTTGCGCTTCGTGCTGCTGCCTTTGCTCGCTTTCTCAACTCACGCTTTTTCCGCTTCAGATAACATCACCATTCGTTATCTTCAGCCGGACAATAACGCGGAAGCTAAATTAAAATCAGAGATAGAGCAAAGTGGTGTTAATCAAACTCTCATTGATCTCTCAAACGAACTGTTTCCTTTTAACAAAAAACTTACCGTAGAGTATGGCAGCAAAGATGGGCCACTGTACGATCCGGAAAAACACGTTGTGCAGATGCCATATCACTTTTACCAAGAGGCGTTGGACTACTTCAAAAAGAACAAATATGACGAAAAGTACGGGAAATCTGCCGAACTTGGGGCGATGGATACGGTCCTTCACACCTTACTTCATGAAGCTGGGCACGCCTATATTGCCGATCAGAACATCCCTATTTTGGGCAAAGAAGAAGATGCTGTAGACAATTTTGCCGCCGTGATGATGATTGAGTACGTAGAGAACGGCGAAGACGCTGCTATTAGCGCTGCGGATATGTTTGCTTTTGAGTCAGAAGATAAACCCGACTACTATGAGTTTGGCGAGTACATTGATGAACACAGCTTCGACTTACAACGCTACTTTTCAACGCTTTGTTTAGTCTACGGCAGCAACCCAGACAAACATCAGAACTTGCTCGATGAAGTGGAAAACGACTACCTTGCTGACCGTAAAGACTTCTGCGTGTTCCAATACCAGAACATCGCCCAAAATTGGCATAACTACTTAAATGTTGAAGTCGCTGATCAATAA
- a CDS encoding thiol-disulfide oxidoreductase DCC family protein: MPTLTLFYDGHCPLCVKEMNKLKGYDTHHQLLLVDTHSSMFDDYPDIDSHKASKVLHAIDDQGTLLLGLDAIHCAWKLVGKGWLYAPLRWPLVRPIADWAYIKFANNRYQISKLLTGKAKCDNDQCFR; encoded by the coding sequence ATGCCTACACTCACTCTCTTCTACGATGGCCACTGCCCACTTTGCGTTAAAGAAATGAACAAACTCAAGGGGTATGACACACATCACCAACTGCTTCTCGTCGATACACACTCGTCTATGTTCGACGACTATCCTGATATTGATTCGCACAAGGCTTCTAAAGTTTTGCATGCGATTGACGATCAAGGCACGCTACTTTTAGGGCTCGACGCCATTCACTGCGCATGGAAGCTAGTTGGAAAAGGCTGGCTTTATGCTCCACTCAGATGGCCTTTGGTGAGACCTATTGCGGACTGGGCTTATATCAAGTTTGCCAACAATCGATACCAGATATCTAAGTTATTGACCGGAAAGGCTAAGTGCGACAACGATCAATGTTTTCGCTAG
- a CDS encoding methyl-accepting chemotaxis protein, giving the protein MSLTIRSRLYILALVPLLVIALGMLSFTYMKTTQLNDQQIEVTRTNMMNMKKAELKNYLQMAKSAVQPFLDKGATLEEAYPTLKTLEYGKTGYVFGYDSKGIRRVQGQSGKGIGESYWNLQDKQGNYLIQDLIRNAKTGEFTTYYFPKPGETEALPKLSYSIYIPEWDLMLGTGFYTDDIDAIITEMENATTSALQTTLSAIIIFCLVIAGIVAVFAVAVNRTIMKPLEMFDESISSFASGDADLTARMDDFKAPEFSQLSKNFNAFVASLQTIISSVSNVGQQVVSETNNMSLRAAKVDELATGQREETEQVATAMTEMTTTAGEISNNASQAADSAKEADDNAKEAQGIVNSAAQSVEALAEEVSQASGVISRLEGDVQNISSSLEVIQDIAEQTNLLALNAAIEAARAGEQGRGFAVVADEVRKLASRTQDSTGEIHKMIEQLKAASDDAVKAMESSQKRGASTVEEANAAAQALIQIQESIGTIMDMNSLIATATEEQSLVGQEISQRIVVISDQSSQSAELANENRSGSQELNHRANELYELVDRFTV; this is encoded by the coding sequence ATGAGTCTTACTATTCGTAGCCGCCTTTACATTTTGGCACTCGTCCCGCTGCTCGTCATTGCATTAGGTATGCTGAGTTTTACCTATATGAAAACCACACAGCTCAATGATCAGCAGATAGAAGTTACCCGCACTAACATGATGAACATGAAAAAAGCGGAACTGAAAAACTACCTGCAAATGGCAAAATCAGCCGTTCAACCTTTTCTTGATAAAGGAGCCACATTAGAAGAGGCTTATCCGACATTAAAAACGCTTGAATACGGCAAAACAGGTTATGTATTTGGCTACGATTCCAAAGGGATACGTCGTGTACAGGGGCAAAGTGGTAAAGGGATTGGAGAAAGCTACTGGAACCTGCAAGATAAGCAAGGCAACTATCTGATTCAAGATCTTATTCGCAACGCTAAGACAGGCGAGTTTACCACCTACTACTTCCCAAAACCGGGCGAAACGGAAGCACTGCCAAAACTGAGTTATTCTATATACATTCCTGAGTGGGACTTGATGTTAGGGACGGGTTTCTATACCGACGACATCGACGCCATCATTACTGAAATGGAAAATGCCACCACCAGCGCACTACAAACCACGCTTTCAGCCATCATTATTTTCTGTTTGGTCATTGCAGGTATTGTTGCTGTCTTCGCTGTCGCAGTGAACCGCACCATCATGAAACCGCTAGAAATGTTTGATGAGTCGATTAGCTCATTCGCCAGTGGTGATGCAGATTTAACCGCGCGTATGGATGACTTCAAAGCACCTGAATTCTCTCAACTAAGTAAGAACTTCAATGCCTTTGTTGCAAGCCTGCAAACCATAATCAGTAGCGTGAGTAATGTGGGACAGCAAGTGGTTTCCGAGACCAACAACATGTCGCTGCGCGCTGCAAAAGTTGATGAACTAGCAACAGGGCAACGTGAAGAAACAGAGCAAGTCGCTACCGCAATGACAGAAATGACCACCACTGCAGGTGAGATTTCAAACAATGCTAGCCAAGCTGCCGATTCTGCCAAAGAAGCTGACGACAACGCTAAAGAAGCGCAAGGTATTGTTAACTCAGCAGCTCAGTCTGTTGAAGCTTTAGCAGAAGAAGTCTCGCAAGCAAGTGGGGTAATTTCTCGCTTAGAAGGTGACGTGCAGAACATTTCGTCTTCTCTTGAGGTGATTCAAGATATTGCCGAACAAACTAACCTGTTAGCACTGAACGCAGCGATTGAGGCCGCTCGTGCGGGCGAACAAGGTCGCGGCTTTGCCGTTGTTGCTGATGAGGTACGCAAGCTAGCAAGTCGCACACAAGACAGTACTGGTGAAATCCATAAGATGATTGAACAGTTGAAAGCCGCCTCTGATGATGCGGTTAAAGCGATGGAATCAAGCCAAAAACGCGGCGCTAGCACAGTGGAAGAAGCCAATGCCGCTGCTCAAGCGCTGATTCAAATCCAAGAATCTATCGGCACTATCATGGACATGAACTCGCTGATTGCAACCGCGACAGAGGAACAGAGCTTAGTTGGTCAAGAAATCTCACAACGTATTGTGGTCATTTCGGATCAAAGCTCTCAATCGGCTGAACTGGCGAATGAAAACCGCTCGGGTAGCCAAGAGCTCAACCATAGAGCGAACGAACTCTACGAGTTGGTTGACCGCTTTACCGTTTAA
- a CDS encoding NAD-dependent succinate-semialdehyde dehydrogenase translates to MHLITNQSLVSFMAPNNDQGLEVTNPATGESLGYAPISTEQDIVAGIERAHSAQKEWATLPAKARSNLLQQWFRLLLDNKDDLARLMTLEQGKPITEAQGEVLYGASFVEWFAEEAKRTYGETIPAPSQNKRLVTIKQPVGVACAITPWNFPIAMITRKAAPALAAGCSFIVKPSELTPLCAFAVAELAYQAGIPRDVLQVVLGSDPKAVGAIFTSHPLIRKLSFTGSTQVGSILMQQSAHDIKRTLMELGGNAPFIVFEDADIDAAVTGAMASKFRNAGQTCVCANRFYIHENVYEEFVAKFDAEVQKLTVGNGLESGVTIGPVISETAKQNIQALIDGAIEQGASPETPLQPLDGLFMQPLVLKGVSHNMDIVHQEIFGPVAPVISFDSDEQLIEMANDTIYGLAAYFYSQNIHRVWKIAEALQYGMVGINEGIISTEAAPFGGVKQSGIGREGAKQGIDEYMDVKYLCFGGN, encoded by the coding sequence ATGCATTTAATCACAAATCAGAGCCTTGTCTCGTTCATGGCACCAAACAATGACCAAGGTCTTGAGGTCACAAACCCTGCTACGGGCGAGAGCTTAGGTTATGCGCCTATCTCAACTGAACAAGACATAGTTGCTGGTATCGAGCGGGCACATAGCGCTCAAAAAGAGTGGGCGACGCTACCTGCTAAAGCTCGCTCTAATTTGCTGCAACAGTGGTTCCGATTGCTGTTAGATAACAAAGATGATTTAGCGAGATTAATGACTTTGGAGCAAGGTAAGCCTATTACCGAGGCCCAAGGTGAAGTGCTATATGGTGCGAGCTTTGTCGAGTGGTTTGCAGAAGAAGCGAAACGTACTTATGGTGAGACGATTCCTGCACCTAGTCAGAACAAGCGCCTAGTGACCATCAAGCAGCCAGTAGGTGTTGCTTGCGCAATTACTCCATGGAACTTTCCAATCGCAATGATCACACGTAAAGCTGCCCCTGCTTTAGCGGCAGGCTGCAGTTTTATTGTTAAGCCTTCAGAGCTAACACCTTTATGTGCGTTTGCGGTGGCAGAGCTCGCGTATCAAGCGGGAATTCCACGCGATGTGCTGCAAGTTGTGCTTGGTTCTGACCCTAAAGCAGTAGGAGCGATATTTACCTCTCACCCCTTGATTCGTAAGCTCTCTTTCACTGGTTCAACTCAGGTTGGTAGCATTTTGATGCAGCAGAGTGCTCATGATATTAAACGCACTTTAATGGAGCTAGGAGGCAATGCGCCATTTATTGTCTTTGAAGATGCCGATATTGACGCTGCAGTCACAGGGGCGATGGCGTCTAAGTTTCGCAATGCAGGTCAAACTTGCGTGTGTGCTAACCGCTTCTATATACATGAAAATGTGTACGAGGAATTTGTCGCTAAGTTTGATGCAGAGGTGCAAAAACTAACGGTAGGTAATGGTCTAGAGTCTGGTGTTACTATTGGCCCAGTCATCAGTGAAACAGCAAAACAGAACATCCAAGCCTTGATAGATGGGGCGATTGAGCAAGGTGCGAGCCCTGAGACGCCATTGCAGCCGTTAGATGGGTTGTTTATGCAGCCACTGGTGTTAAAAGGTGTCTCGCATAATATGGATATCGTGCATCAAGAAATCTTTGGGCCTGTCGCCCCGGTGATTTCTTTTGACAGTGACGAACAGTTGATAGAGATGGCTAACGATACTATCTATGGATTGGCTGCCTACTTCTACAGTCAGAACATTCACCGAGTCTGGAAAATAGCTGAAGCGTTGCAATATGGGATGGTGGGTATCAATGAAGGGATTATTTCGACAGAAGCCGCTCCGTTCGGTGGCGTTAAGCAATCAGGGATTGGTAGAGAAGGTGCCAAACAGGGGATTGATGAGTATATGGATGTGAAATACCTCTGCTTTGGTGGCAATTAA
- a CDS encoding alkene reductase translates to MSKLFQPAQLQSFNLKNRVVMAPMTRARTSQPGNIPNQMMATYYKQRASAGLIISEATQISDDSQGYSFTPGVYTDEQVAGWKQITQGVKQQGTAMFCQLWHVGRVSHPVFQKGELPIAPSALKPVETQVWIADEQGNGNMVECVEPRAMTQKDIDRVVQDFANAAKRAVEAGFDGVEIHGGNGYLIDQFLRTNSNYRTDSYGGSRENRLRFLFDVVDAVSAAIGASRVGVRLAPFITFKDMNCPDIVPTILQASKQLQERNIAYLHLSEADWDDAPVIPESFRIELREYFTNTIIVAGSYTLERANEVLEKGYADLVAFGRPFVSNPDLVERLKQRHPLAELDGSTLFGGNEVGYTDYPNFTEASVQKSAL, encoded by the coding sequence ATGAGTAAACTCTTTCAACCAGCCCAGCTTCAATCCTTTAACTTGAAAAATCGTGTTGTAATGGCACCAATGACTCGGGCGCGAACCAGTCAGCCAGGCAATATTCCTAATCAGATGATGGCGACTTACTATAAACAGCGAGCCAGTGCTGGACTGATCATCTCCGAAGCGACTCAAATCTCAGATGACTCGCAAGGTTACTCATTCACCCCAGGGGTTTATACCGATGAGCAAGTCGCTGGTTGGAAGCAAATCACTCAAGGTGTTAAGCAGCAAGGCACTGCAATGTTTTGCCAGCTATGGCATGTTGGTCGAGTCTCACACCCTGTGTTTCAAAAGGGTGAGTTGCCAATAGCACCTTCAGCATTAAAGCCAGTTGAAACACAAGTCTGGATTGCCGATGAGCAGGGCAATGGCAATATGGTGGAGTGTGTTGAGCCAAGAGCTATGACGCAAAAGGATATTGATCGCGTGGTTCAAGATTTTGCCAATGCGGCGAAGCGGGCTGTTGAAGCAGGCTTTGATGGTGTCGAAATTCATGGCGGCAATGGCTATCTTATCGACCAGTTCTTGCGAACCAACTCCAATTATCGTACAGACAGCTATGGAGGCAGCAGAGAAAATCGCCTGCGCTTCTTATTCGATGTTGTCGATGCAGTTAGTGCTGCTATCGGTGCAAGCCGCGTTGGCGTGAGGCTTGCTCCCTTTATCACTTTTAAAGATATGAACTGCCCAGATATTGTGCCAACAATTTTGCAGGCGTCGAAACAGCTTCAAGAAAGAAACATTGCCTACTTACATCTGTCGGAAGCGGATTGGGATGATGCCCCTGTGATACCAGAAAGTTTCCGTATTGAGCTACGTGAGTATTTCACCAATACCATTATTGTTGCGGGAAGTTATACCTTAGAACGTGCCAATGAAGTGCTTGAGAAAGGTTATGCCGATCTGGTCGCGTTTGGGCGTCCGTTTGTCTCTAATCCAGACTTGGTTGAACGTCTAAAACAGAGGCATCCGTTAGCAGAGCTCGATGGTTCGACACTATTCGGTGGCAATGAGGTTGGTTATACCGATTATCCCAACTTTACGGAAGCCAGTGTCCAAAAAAGCGCACTCTGA
- a CDS encoding MFS transporter: protein MNKEKMPLQVWILTLAAFAIGTAEFVIAGILPQVAHSLSISEGQAGYLISAYALAIVFGGPLLTIYLARFNKKMVLAGLMVLFIAGNVLSAFAPNYLTLMISRVITGLVQGPFYGIGAVVATNLVSEKMAGRAVGQMFAGLTLANVLGVPGGTWIGLQFGWHTTFLTVAAFGLVALFFITSVIKSTGHGEAKDVKAQLAAFKNPMLIISLAITVFAWSGFMTLYGYLAPIAMHITGFGESAVTWILVIVGVGLIVGNTMGGRSSDKNLQKASMFWALAMIVSLLLVGVAVESKVLFVATAFVFGIASFANVPAMQLRVMNHGGEGQELAATANISAFNLANAFGGFLGGMVLDSQLGASMIPYAAIIVPLIGLLFIAKANRGENPQSVSVTN, encoded by the coding sequence ATGAACAAAGAAAAAATGCCGCTGCAGGTATGGATCTTAACACTTGCCGCTTTTGCTATCGGTACTGCCGAGTTTGTTATTGCTGGCATCCTTCCTCAGGTCGCACATTCGCTATCCATTTCTGAGGGGCAAGCTGGTTACCTGATTAGTGCATACGCGCTCGCAATTGTATTTGGTGGGCCATTGCTAACCATTTATCTCGCCAGGTTCAACAAGAAAATGGTACTCGCAGGGCTGATGGTTCTGTTTATCGCGGGTAACGTGTTGTCAGCTTTTGCGCCGAATTATCTAACTCTGATGATTAGCCGGGTTATTACTGGTCTGGTCCAAGGTCCTTTCTATGGTATTGGTGCAGTCGTTGCGACGAATCTGGTTTCAGAGAAAATGGCAGGGCGAGCGGTTGGACAGATGTTTGCAGGCTTAACTTTGGCAAACGTGCTAGGTGTTCCCGGAGGGACTTGGATTGGCTTACAGTTCGGCTGGCACACCACATTCCTGACCGTGGCTGCATTTGGATTAGTCGCACTGTTCTTCATCACTTCTGTCATTAAGTCGACAGGTCACGGTGAAGCGAAAGATGTAAAGGCGCAGCTAGCTGCATTCAAAAATCCTATGCTCATTATTAGCTTAGCTATCACAGTGTTTGCTTGGTCTGGCTTTATGACTCTGTATGGTTACCTAGCTCCTATCGCGATGCACATCACAGGCTTCGGCGAGAGCGCAGTGACTTGGATTCTGGTCATTGTCGGTGTGGGTTTGATTGTCGGTAACACCATGGGCGGTCGTTCGTCAGATAAAAACTTACAAAAAGCCTCAATGTTTTGGGCCCTAGCCATGATTGTTTCCCTACTGCTAGTGGGTGTGGCTGTCGAAAGTAAAGTATTGTTTGTTGCAACAGCCTTTGTGTTTGGTATCGCTTCGTTCGCCAATGTACCTGCAATGCAGCTTCGAGTGATGAATCACGGTGGTGAGGGCCAAGAACTGGCCGCAACAGCCAATATCTCTGCTTTCAACCTAGCTAATGCATTTGGCGGATTTTTAGGTGGGATGGTTCTCGATAGTCAATTGGGAGCAAGCATGATTCCTTATGCCGCCATCATTGTTCCACTCATCGGTTTGCTGTTTATTGCCAAAGCCAACCGTGGAGAGAATCCGCAATCCGTTAGTGTCACTAATTAA
- a CDS encoding SDR family oxidoreductase, whose protein sequence is MKTDKTVYVVLGGTSGIGAELAKQLAGDNSIVHVASRKTGLDISDEQAVYHYFETIGAFDHLIVTAGSYAPAGKVVDVEVSQAKYAFDTKFWGAINAAKHGARYVKKGGSITLTSGMLSRKVVANTYVKTAINAAMEATAKVLAKELAPIRVNVVSPGLTKTEAYQGMAEADRNAMYEKTQQSLPVGKVGEASDVAAVYQFAIQNTYMTGAVLDVDGGALLG, encoded by the coding sequence ATGAAAACAGACAAAACGGTATACGTTGTCCTCGGTGGAACATCAGGTATTGGTGCGGAGCTCGCTAAACAATTAGCCGGTGATAACAGCATCGTACATGTAGCCAGTCGCAAAACAGGACTAGATATTAGCGATGAGCAGGCGGTTTACCACTACTTCGAAACGATAGGCGCATTTGACCATCTGATCGTCACTGCGGGATCTTATGCTCCGGCAGGCAAGGTAGTAGACGTTGAGGTTTCCCAAGCCAAGTACGCGTTTGATACTAAATTCTGGGGAGCAATAAATGCGGCAAAGCACGGTGCTCGTTATGTTAAGAAAGGCGGCTCTATCACCCTTACTTCTGGCATGTTGTCGCGCAAAGTCGTCGCCAATACCTATGTAAAAACCGCGATCAATGCAGCAATGGAAGCGACGGCAAAAGTATTAGCGAAAGAACTGGCTCCGATTCGGGTCAATGTTGTCAGCCCAGGATTAACGAAAACCGAGGCATATCAAGGCATGGCTGAAGCAGATAGAAATGCGATGTACGAAAAAACGCAACAGAGCCTGCCTGTTGGCAAGGTCGGAGAAGCGAGCGACGTGGCGGCGGTTTACCAGTTTGCGATTCAAAACACTTACATGACAGGTGCCGTGCTTGACGTCGATGGCGGCGCGTTGCTGGGTTGA
- a CDS encoding LysR family transcriptional regulator yields MDKFSDMTLFVSIIKNQGLAAAGRELGLSPATVTARLQALEDRYGVKLLNRSTRHISLTDSGAMYHQACLEIIDSVKETENLLQTGIKEVRGTLKISAPRDIGKQYISPLLSEFSELYPEVIPYLYLNDNLSNLAESGLDIVIRYGELADSNLISRKLAPSRRVLCASPTYLAKKGTPITPQDLANHDCLAMVRSNEELKTWHFQDEDKHNAITVVPKRFSDDGEVIRQWALDGAGIALKSILDVQEDIKQQRLVTLLNGYMKNFNASTSSAGADLNVIYLSRQYQPKRIRLFIDFLIERFDKM; encoded by the coding sequence GTGGACAAGTTTTCCGATATGACACTGTTTGTCAGCATCATCAAAAATCAGGGGCTAGCAGCCGCTGGGAGAGAGCTCGGTCTATCGCCAGCAACGGTGACGGCAAGACTACAAGCATTAGAAGATCGCTATGGCGTTAAACTGCTCAATCGAAGTACTCGGCACATCTCATTGACTGATTCGGGCGCTATGTATCATCAGGCTTGTCTTGAAATCATCGACAGCGTCAAAGAAACAGAAAACCTGCTTCAAACGGGTATCAAAGAAGTACGCGGAACATTAAAGATTTCCGCACCACGAGATATAGGTAAACAATACATCTCACCGCTGTTATCTGAGTTTAGCGAACTGTATCCAGAAGTGATTCCTTACCTCTACCTGAACGATAACTTGTCTAACTTGGCGGAGTCTGGATTGGATATCGTGATTCGTTATGGAGAACTTGCAGATAGCAATCTTATCTCTCGTAAGCTAGCGCCAAGTCGACGAGTGCTTTGTGCCTCTCCAACTTATTTAGCCAAGAAAGGGACACCTATCACCCCGCAAGATTTAGCCAATCATGACTGTTTAGCTATGGTGCGAAGTAATGAAGAGCTCAAAACTTGGCACTTTCAAGACGAAGACAAACACAATGCGATTACTGTAGTGCCAAAACGCTTTTCTGATGATGGTGAAGTCATTCGTCAGTGGGCACTCGATGGCGCAGGTATTGCGCTGAAATCGATTCTTGACGTGCAAGAAGACATCAAACAGCAACGTTTAGTGACGCTGTTGAACGGCTATATGAAGAACTTCAATGCCTCAACCTCTTCGGCTGGCGCAGACTTAAATGTTATCTATCTAAGCAGGCAATACCAACCAAAACGAATCCGACTGTTTATTGATTTTTTGATTGAGCGATTCGA